The following are encoded together in the Anaerostipes caccae L1-92 genome:
- a CDS encoding DivIVA domain-containing protein: MITPIELLGKELKRGFGYKAIEVDEFLEEVARDYEKVYKENNELKERVSALTENLDHYRVIEESLKKALVLAEETSKETIANADKAAKAMEEQAEMEAREILEKARREAEDFARQAREAFDKENQEKLEEIASLEKQINKLTGDYVSYKSRMMQFINGQLDYLKNPVYDLEITKKSKKEETEAAAAEEPEYDGRE, from the coding sequence ATGATTACACCAATCGAGTTATTAGGTAAGGAACTGAAAAGAGGATTTGGCTATAAAGCTATTGAAGTCGATGAATTTCTGGAGGAAGTGGCCAGAGATTACGAGAAAGTCTACAAAGAAAATAACGAACTGAAAGAGAGAGTCTCAGCCCTTACAGAGAATCTCGACCATTACCGTGTCATCGAAGAGTCATTGAAAAAGGCACTGGTGCTTGCGGAGGAAACTTCCAAGGAGACGATCGCAAATGCCGATAAGGCGGCCAAAGCCATGGAAGAGCAGGCTGAGATGGAAGCCAGGGAGATCTTAGAAAAGGCCAGAAGAGAAGCCGAGGATTTTGCAAGGCAGGCGAGAGAGGCATTTGATAAAGAAAACCAGGAAAAGCTGGAAGAGATCGCTTCTCTGGAAAAACAGATCAACAAACTGACCGGGGATTATGTGTCATACAAATCCAGAATGATGCAGTTTATCAACGGGCAGCTGGATTATCTGAAAAATCCCGTATATGATCTGGAGATCACAAAGAAATCAAAAAAAGAAGAGACAGAGGCAGCGGCTGCTGAGGAGCCTGAATATGATGGAAGAGAGTAA
- a CDS encoding cell division protein SepF codes for MGAVDKLLNFMKLTEDEEYDEYDEYEEEEEEPDTERRSFFRKKDTVREESNVIEPITYTSRETKDPKPRRFGSGKVVSMNGHGVEVYVIKPQDFAEAQTAADLLKEGKTVVINLEGVELTVAQRSIDFVGGATYAIDGSLQAVSNNIFIAAPDSIEVNGDLRSEIMNENIISPQLK; via the coding sequence ATGGGTGCAGTGGATAAGCTGTTGAATTTTATGAAGCTTACGGAAGATGAAGAATATGATGAGTACGACGAATACGAAGAGGAGGAAGAAGAACCGGATACAGAACGGCGCTCATTCTTCCGGAAAAAAGATACGGTCAGAGAAGAGTCAAATGTGATTGAACCGATCACATACACGAGCAGAGAGACGAAAGATCCAAAACCCCGCCGCTTCGGCTCCGGGAAAGTGGTATCCATGAACGGTCACGGTGTAGAAGTTTACGTGATTAAGCCACAGGATTTTGCAGAGGCCCAGACGGCGGCAGATCTTCTGAAAGAAGGCAAGACAGTTGTCATCAATCTGGAAGGAGTTGAACTCACGGTTGCCCAGAGAAGCATCGACTTTGTGGGCGGAGCGACCTATGCGATTGACGGCTCCCTTCAGGCTGTTTCCAACAATATTTTTATTGCGGCACCGGACAGCATCGAGGTCAATGGAGATTTGAGAAGTGAGATCATGAATGAAAATATTATCTCACCTCAGTTAAAATAA
- a CDS encoding FtsW/RodA/SpoVE family cell cycle protein — MLRNYRLQNYNIKLVLNVLVLATLGIIFIHSANPSFVMKQGLGLILCFAVMAVVSLIDYQTWLRSSNLLYIINLLLLIGVKLFGKDVNGAKRWFSLGPLGTLQPSELSKIVMIIVIADFVVRHEDDLNEPKVLGKLALLCAPPLYLILKQPNLSTTLDIVFIILAIVFVGGLSSKLILRVLIIGIPLFAVFIWYVQTPGQILLESHQVARIMSFLNPAAYADSTALQTANSVMAIGSGGLFGKGFGSNTISDVSASDVNLVSERQTDFIFSVVGEEFGFLGCLVVIGLLVLLVAQCLNVARKADNGAAKMVAVGVSAYMGFQSFINIGVATGTLPNTGLPLPFISYGLSSLLSASIAIGLLLNIYLQRKKY; from the coding sequence ATGCTTAGAAACTACCGACTGCAAAACTACAATATAAAGCTGGTTCTCAATGTATTGGTGCTGGCCACATTAGGAATTATTTTTATCCACAGCGCAAATCCGTCTTTTGTGATGAAACAGGGCTTGGGTCTGATCCTTTGTTTTGCTGTCATGGCAGTAGTTTCACTGATCGATTATCAGACGTGGCTTCGGAGTTCCAATCTGCTCTATATCATCAATCTTTTGCTGCTGATCGGCGTTAAGCTGTTCGGAAAAGACGTAAACGGGGCAAAGCGCTGGTTTTCACTGGGCCCCCTGGGTACGCTTCAGCCGTCAGAACTCAGCAAGATCGTGATGATCATAGTCATCGCAGATTTCGTAGTCCGCCATGAGGATGATCTGAACGAACCGAAAGTATTGGGCAAACTTGCGCTTTTATGTGCACCGCCGCTGTATCTGATTTTAAAACAGCCCAATCTGTCCACGACACTGGATATCGTTTTTATCATTCTTGCCATCGTCTTTGTGGGAGGATTAAGCTCAAAGCTGATCCTTAGAGTTTTGATCATAGGGATTCCCCTTTTTGCAGTGTTTATATGGTATGTCCAGACACCGGGACAGATTCTTTTAGAGTCTCATCAGGTAGCGCGGATTATGTCCTTTTTAAACCCGGCAGCCTATGCGGATTCTACGGCACTCCAGACAGCCAATTCTGTCATGGCCATCGGGTCCGGCGGTTTGTTCGGGAAGGGATTCGGGTCGAATACGATCTCGGATGTCTCCGCCAGCGATGTAAATCTGGTCTCAGAACGCCAGACAGACTTTATATTTTCTGTGGTGGGAGAAGAGTTCGGATTTTTAGGATGTCTTGTTGTGATCGGACTCCTGGTTCTTTTAGTAGCCCAGTGCCTGAATGTGGCCCGGAAAGCCGATAATGGAGCAGCCAAAATGGTAGCTGTGGGCGTGTCTGCCTATATGGGATTCCAGTCTTTTATCAACATTGGAGTCGCCACGGGAACTCTGCCCAATACAGGACTTCCGCTGCCGTTTATCAGCTATGGCCTGAGTTCACTCTTGTCGGCATCCATTGCCATCGGCCTGCTGCTGAATATCTATCTTCAACGCAAAAAATATTAG
- a CDS encoding YggS family pyridoxal phosphate-dependent enzyme produces the protein MLIDQYKLVKENVKAACEKAGRDPKEVTVIAVSKTKPLSMIEELMDCGVMDFGENKVQEIMKKYEEIKSPVRWHMIGHFQTNKVKYIVDKVALVHSVDSVKLARQISKEALKHKIQVPVLIQVNLAREETKSGFMEEELFGALEEISRLPGVLVQGLMQIAPFVENPENNRVYFRRMRQLFVDIKEKNFDNIAMNILSMGMTNDYQVAVEEGSTMVRVGTGIFGERDYNK, from the coding sequence ATGTTAATCGACCAGTACAAATTAGTGAAAGAAAATGTAAAGGCTGCCTGTGAAAAGGCGGGGAGAGATCCAAAAGAGGTGACTGTGATCGCGGTCAGCAAGACAAAACCTCTGTCTATGATCGAGGAGCTGATGGACTGCGGGGTCATGGATTTCGGGGAAAACAAGGTCCAGGAAATCATGAAGAAATATGAGGAGATCAAGTCTCCGGTGCGCTGGCATATGATCGGCCATTTTCAGACAAATAAAGTAAAATATATAGTGGATAAGGTGGCGCTGGTCCACTCTGTGGATTCTGTAAAGCTGGCACGGCAGATCAGCAAAGAAGCCTTAAAGCATAAGATTCAGGTGCCGGTGCTGATCCAGGTGAACCTGGCAAGGGAAGAGACAAAATCCGGCTTTATGGAAGAAGAGCTCTTCGGTGCGCTGGAAGAAATTTCTAGGCTTCCGGGGGTTTTGGTGCAGGGACTCATGCAGATCGCACCATTCGTGGAAAATCCAGAAAATAACCGGGTATATTTCAGAAGGATGCGGCAATTATTTGTTGACATCAAAGAGAAAAACTTTGATAATATAGCTATGAACATCCTTTCCATGGGTATGACGAATGATTATCAGGTTGCGGTGGAAGAAGGCTCTACCATGGTGCGGGTAGGAACAGGTATTTTTGGGGAAAGAGACTACAACAAATAG
- a CDS encoding D-alanyl-D-alanine carboxypeptidase family protein produces MKKRILCICMTAVLLISLTGCSAADTLTQLSVTYEKHLEKNQDELRTETLGDNWKSKGAYVGVISREDADTEQYSGVKEALLVNNTTNQVVAAQKVFDKAYPASITKIMTALLVLENCRLDDVVTIDKDITFDDPAAVSLHLKKGDKITVEALLNGLIVMSANDTAIALGRKVAGSDKKFVAMMNKRARELGATNTNFENPNGLHLKNHYTTAYDLYLIFQELVKHNEFLSIAGKASSYIEYTNQKNKLQAFDMAATNQYLLGNYNLPHKVFMLGGKTGTTTEAGSCLIILTKNEEGEEFISVILKASSKQTLYHTMTEVLKKEN; encoded by the coding sequence ATGAAAAAACGAATTTTATGTATATGTATGACGGCAGTACTGCTCATTTCTCTGACCGGGTGCAGCGCGGCGGATACACTGACGCAGCTTTCCGTTACTTATGAAAAACATCTGGAGAAGAATCAGGATGAGCTTAGGACGGAGACTCTGGGGGATAACTGGAAGTCGAAAGGAGCCTATGTAGGCGTTATATCCAGGGAGGATGCCGATACAGAGCAGTATTCCGGAGTGAAAGAAGCGCTGCTCGTCAACAATACGACAAATCAGGTGGTCGCTGCGCAGAAGGTATTTGACAAGGCCTACCCTGCGAGTATTACAAAAATCATGACGGCCCTTCTGGTGTTGGAAAACTGCAGGCTCGACGATGTTGTAACCATTGATAAAGATATCACCTTCGATGACCCGGCAGCGGTGAGCCTGCATCTGAAAAAAGGTGACAAGATCACAGTAGAAGCCCTTTTAAACGGACTGATCGTCATGTCGGCCAATGATACTGCCATCGCTCTCGGAAGAAAGGTTGCAGGCAGTGACAAAAAGTTTGTGGCAATGATGAATAAACGGGCTCGTGAACTTGGAGCTACCAATACAAATTTTGAGAATCCAAACGGCCTGCATTTGAAGAATCATTATACGACTGCGTATGACCTGTACCTGATCTTCCAGGAACTGGTGAAACATAATGAATTTTTATCCATTGCAGGAAAGGCGAGCAGTTATATAGAATATACAAACCAAAAAAACAAACTCCAGGCATTTGATATGGCAGCGACCAATCAGTACCTGCTGGGCAATTATAATCTTCCTCACAAAGTGTTTATGCTGGGAGGAAAGACGGGGACGACAACAGAAGCAGGTTCCTGTCTGATCATTCTCACAAAAAACGAGGAGGGTGAAGAATTCATTTCTGTCATTTTAAAAGCTTCCAGCAAACAAACTCTATATCACACGATGACAGAAGTATTGAAAAAGGAAAATTAA
- the minC gene encoding septum site-determining protein MinC, whose amino-acid sequence MKEPVLLKGNNFGLTIVLDDKIEFEELLTIIAKKFVEAAKFFNTKTQVVLKIEGRVLSVEETERVLETISENSSLSIAYVMEGDQVLETKFKKVIEERSIRLKESQNESRLKSGGVSFGQFYQGTLRSGQSLESDASVVVIGDVNPGATVKAKGNIVVLGCVKGYVFAGVDGNDKAFIAALEMKPMQIRIGSYIARSSDQESAKKRLFGKKAKQGDEEAKIAFVEDENIYIEPISKSLLNEITA is encoded by the coding sequence ATGAAAGAACCAGTATTGTTAAAGGGAAACAATTTTGGTTTGACGATTGTCCTGGATGACAAGATAGAATTTGAAGAACTGCTTACCATTATTGCGAAAAAGTTTGTGGAGGCCGCAAAGTTCTTCAACACCAAGACCCAGGTTGTGTTAAAGATCGAAGGAAGGGTGTTGAGTGTGGAGGAAACCGAACGGGTTCTGGAGACAATCTCAGAAAACAGCTCCCTTTCTATTGCTTATGTAATGGAAGGGGACCAGGTTTTGGAAACGAAATTTAAAAAGGTGATCGAAGAACGGTCAATCAGGCTGAAAGAGTCCCAGAACGAATCCCGGTTAAAAAGCGGAGGAGTCTCCTTCGGACAATTTTATCAGGGGACTTTGAGATCCGGACAGAGTCTGGAATCCGATGCCAGTGTGGTAGTCATCGGGGATGTGAATCCCGGAGCCACCGTGAAGGCAAAAGGCAATATCGTCGTACTGGGATGTGTAAAAGGCTATGTGTTTGCAGGAGTGGACGGGAATGACAAAGCTTTCATCGCTGCCCTGGAGATGAAGCCGATGCAGATTCGGATCGGCAGTTATATTGCGAGATCATCCGATCAGGAATCTGCAAAGAAGCGGCTGTTTGGAAAAAAAGCAAAGCAGGGTGACGAGGAAGCCAAGATTGCATTTGTAGAGGATGAAAATATTTACATAGAACCTATATCAAAATCACTTCTGAATGAAATTACAGCTTAA
- the aroB gene encoding 3-dehydroquinate synthase, which produces MEESKLSVREQGKKIYDIYFRDSFDDLTEALSEAGLLNRKVCIVTESNVAPLYLKELYDLLNPVCTKVTTFSFSAGEAHKQLKTVEHLYEQLIRNHFDRKDLIVALGGGVAGDMAGFAAATYLRGIDFIQIPTTLLSQVDSSIGGKTGVDFIQYKNMIGAFHQPKLVYINVNTLKSLPDREYVSGMAEVIKHGLIKDQAYYCWIRDHKDQILSKDPDTMLEMIRKSCDIKRQVVEADPKEQGERALLNFGHTLGHAVETLMDFSLLHGECVAIGCRLALKISRNRGMISEKETEEICALFDAFSLDQRFDRLTPERIIETTKSDKKMAGGHIRFILLKRIGEACIDLTVSDEEMMEVLEEELR; this is translated from the coding sequence ATGGAAGAGAGTAAGCTTAGCGTCAGGGAACAGGGGAAAAAAATATACGATATCTATTTCAGGGACTCTTTTGATGACCTGACAGAGGCACTCTCTGAGGCCGGACTGTTAAACAGAAAAGTGTGCATTGTGACAGAGAGCAATGTGGCGCCGCTCTATTTAAAAGAGTTGTATGACTTGCTAAACCCTGTCTGTACGAAAGTGACCACATTCAGCTTCAGTGCCGGAGAAGCCCACAAGCAGTTAAAGACCGTGGAACATTTATATGAGCAGCTGATCCGGAATCATTTTGACCGGAAGGACCTGATTGTGGCTCTGGGCGGCGGTGTGGCGGGAGACATGGCCGGGTTTGCCGCAGCGACTTATTTAAGAGGGATCGATTTCATTCAGATTCCGACGACTCTGCTTTCCCAGGTGGACAGCAGCATTGGCGGAAAGACCGGCGTGGATTTTATCCAGTATAAAAATATGATCGGAGCTTTTCACCAGCCGAAGCTTGTATATATTAATGTAAATACGCTGAAGAGTCTTCCGGACCGGGAGTATGTTTCCGGAATGGCAGAAGTGATCAAACATGGTCTGATCAAAGATCAGGCTTATTACTGCTGGATCAGAGACCATAAAGATCAGATCCTCTCGAAAGATCCGGATACAATGCTTGAGATGATCCGAAAAAGCTGTGATATCAAACGGCAGGTTGTGGAGGCAGATCCGAAAGAGCAGGGAGAGCGTGCTCTGTTAAACTTCGGACATACGCTGGGGCATGCAGTGGAGACACTGATGGATTTTTCACTGCTCCACGGAGAGTGTGTGGCGATCGGGTGCCGTCTCGCCCTGAAGATCTCCAGAAACCGCGGTATGATTTCTGAAAAAGAAACAGAGGAAATATGTGCGCTGTTTGATGCCTTTTCCCTGGATCAAAGGTTTGACAGGCTGACGCCGGAACGGATCATTGAGACAACAAAATCCGACAAGAAGATGGCAGGCGGACATATCCGTTTTATCCTTTTAAAAAGGATCGGGGAGGCCTGTATTGACCTCACGGTCAGCGACGAAGAAATGATGGAAGTATTAGAGGAAGAGCTGAGATGA
- a CDS encoding methylglyoxal synthase, with protein sequence MNVGLVAHDAKKMLMQNLCIAYQDILRRHTLYATATTGKVIEEVTNLTIHKLQVGHFGGMHQIGALIENNEMDLLIFLQDPDNKQRTQGFYDVLNLCDKHNIPCATNLPTAEALIMALDRGDLDWREMYTQ encoded by the coding sequence ATGAATGTAGGATTAGTTGCGCACGATGCGAAAAAAATGCTGATGCAGAACCTCTGCATTGCTTATCAGGATATTTTGAGGCGGCATACGCTGTACGCCACAGCCACCACGGGAAAGGTGATTGAGGAAGTGACAAACTTAACGATTCACAAGCTTCAGGTGGGACATTTCGGCGGCATGCATCAGATCGGAGCGCTGATCGAAAACAATGAAATGGATCTTCTGATCTTTCTGCAGGATCCGGACAACAAGCAGAGGACACAGGGCTTCTATGACGTACTGAACCTTTGTGACAAACATAACATCCCATGTGCCACCAATCTGCCGACGGCAGAGGCTCTGATCATGGCCCTGGACCGGGGGGATCTGGACTGGAGAGAGATGTATACTCAATAG
- the minD gene encoding septum site-determining protein MinD: MSEVIVITSGKGGVGKTTTTANVGTGLAKEGKKVVLIDTDIGLRNLDVVMGLENRIVYNLVDVVEGNCRIKQAMIKDKKYPDLYLLPSAQTRDKSSVSPEQMKKVVDELKEEFDYILLDCPAGIEQGFQNAIAGADRALIVTTPEVSAIRDADRIIGLLEANEIHKIDLVINRIRMDMVKRGDMLSKDDVLDILAIELIGVVPDDENIVVSTNQGEPLVGSDSIAGKAYTNICKRVMGQEVPFLDLDTKSFFEKLAGIFKK; this comes from the coding sequence ATGAGTGAAGTAATCGTAATCACATCAGGAAAAGGCGGCGTTGGGAAAACAACCACGACGGCCAACGTAGGAACCGGTCTGGCAAAAGAAGGGAAAAAGGTTGTACTGATCGACACGGACATCGGACTCAGGAATCTGGATGTGGTCATGGGGCTGGAAAACAGGATTGTCTATAATCTTGTCGATGTGGTAGAGGGAAACTGCAGGATCAAACAGGCGATGATCAAGGACAAAAAATATCCTGATCTTTATCTTCTGCCTTCTGCACAGACAAGGGATAAATCTTCTGTGAGTCCAGAGCAGATGAAAAAAGTTGTGGATGAGCTGAAAGAAGAGTTTGACTATATCCTTCTGGACTGCCCCGCAGGGATTGAACAGGGATTCCAGAATGCCATCGCAGGAGCAGACCGTGCACTGATCGTGACGACCCCGGAGGTATCTGCGATCCGTGATGCAGACCGGATTATAGGGCTTTTGGAGGCAAATGAGATACATAAGATCGACCTGGTCATCAACAGGATCCGTATGGATATGGTAAAAAGAGGGGACATGCTTTCCAAGGATGATGTGCTGGATATCCTGGCTATTGAGCTGATCGGAGTTGTGCCGGATGATGAGAACATTGTCGTCTCCACAAACCAGGGAGAACCTCTTGTGGGCAGTGACAGTATAGCAGGAAAGGCTTATACAAATATCTGTAAGAGAGTTATGGGACAAGAAGTACCGTTTTTGGATTTGGATACCAAATCATTCTTCGAGAAACTTGCCGGTATCTTCAAAAAATAG
- a CDS encoding RNA-binding protein: protein MDEQLFKKRLEELAQTAFMNSVYTHTPFLSEREQSLFHEMRQELSFADASLYGGHEDYDRCIVVFGSKEMFGYEGEIPLACAKISPLFKKFAETLTHRDYLGALMNLGIERNQIGDILISDGEAYVFCFRHMAEFLCRELTKVRNTQVETVGVDFKEIHYWQEYSTKDGFVSSPRLDALVGLAFGLSRSKALSLFQSQKVFIRGKMETRNSYQAKPEDVISVRGFGKFRFQELGRETKKGRFHVKLQIYK from the coding sequence ATGGACGAGCAGCTGTTTAAAAAGCGACTGGAGGAATTGGCTCAGACTGCATTTATGAATTCAGTGTATACCCATACACCGTTTCTGTCGGAGAGGGAACAGAGCCTCTTTCATGAGATGAGACAGGAACTTTCTTTTGCAGACGCATCACTTTATGGCGGCCATGAAGATTATGACCGCTGTATTGTTGTGTTCGGCTCAAAAGAGATGTTTGGATATGAAGGTGAGATTCCATTGGCGTGTGCCAAAATCTCGCCTCTTTTTAAGAAGTTTGCAGAAACGCTCACCCACAGGGATTACCTCGGTGCTCTCATGAATCTGGGGATCGAGAGAAACCAGATCGGCGATATTTTAATTTCGGACGGGGAGGCTTATGTTTTCTGTTTCAGACATATGGCTGAATTCCTGTGCCGGGAACTTACAAAGGTCAGGAATACACAGGTGGAAACCGTCGGTGTAGATTTTAAGGAAATTCATTACTGGCAGGAATATAGTACAAAAGATGGATTTGTGTCTTCACCAAGGCTGGATGCTCTTGTGGGGCTGGCTTTCGGGCTCTCGAGGAGCAAGGCTCTTTCTTTATTTCAGAGTCAGAAAGTATTCATCCGCGGGAAAATGGAGACAAGGAACAGTTACCAGGCAAAACCAGAAGACGTTATATCTGTCCGGGGATTCGGCAAATTCCGGTTTCAGGAACTGGGAAGAGAGACGAAGAAGGGCAGGTTTCACGTAAAGCTGCAAATTTATAAATAG
- a CDS encoding HlyD family efflux transporter periplasmic adaptor subunit yields the protein MARKKSRWNIGTVVFLVLLIYVLINVMIFIGKEKLTVYKVTEDKISSTYSLTGIALRNEKLLKAEDDGYITYYTEEGKRVKKSGMLYVLDKNGKVQKEFANQVEEMKGRGDIQENTRIKSRLSEFKSIYSDKDFEDVYDLKYDLKNAVLGINEKSLKKVMEQVKEQVGDASFSTRRSSISGIASFYSDSFDGREAGQIKASDFERENYRVTKLNSTDKVKKGDTVCRVTKSEKWTLAVLLDKEQYTSLKGRKTVTVKFVDDQMKAEAGVETEKKEDGYFAYLSLDQYLIRYIGERYVDIDLLLDTYQGLKIPDSAIVSKQFYQVPVKYITKGNNGAGEGFSVRTTSKDGNVKVEQKEFKIYKKTKNYCYLDPEEVEEGTTFEAMDAGDRFTVGEKKRLKGVYCTNQGYADFRPVQVIVNKDGYTIVETDTLNGIRLYDFVVLDSKAIKENQIIY from the coding sequence ATGGCTAGGAAAAAATCGAGATGGAATATTGGGACTGTTGTTTTTCTTGTCCTGCTGATCTATGTTCTGATCAACGTAATGATCTTCATAGGCAAGGAAAAGCTGACAGTTTATAAAGTGACAGAAGATAAAATTTCATCGACATATTCCCTCACCGGAATCGCCCTGAGGAACGAGAAACTTTTGAAGGCCGAAGACGACGGTTATATTACATATTATACGGAAGAGGGGAAAAGGGTCAAAAAGTCCGGCATGCTTTATGTTTTGGACAAGAACGGAAAGGTCCAGAAAGAGTTTGCCAATCAGGTGGAAGAAATGAAGGGAAGAGGAGATATTCAGGAGAATACCAGGATCAAAAGCCGGCTTTCCGAGTTTAAATCTATCTACTCCGACAAAGATTTTGAAGATGTCTATGACTTGAAATATGATCTGAAAAATGCTGTGCTGGGCATCAATGAAAAATCTCTGAAGAAGGTCATGGAACAGGTCAAAGAACAGGTCGGGGATGCGTCGTTTTCTACCAGAAGGAGCAGTATCAGCGGCATTGCAAGCTTCTATTCGGACTCCTTCGACGGCAGGGAGGCAGGCCAGATAAAAGCGAGTGATTTTGAGAGAGAAAATTACAGGGTTACAAAACTGAATTCTACAGACAAAGTGAAAAAAGGGGACACCGTATGCAGGGTGACGAAGAGTGAAAAATGGACACTGGCGGTCCTTCTTGATAAGGAGCAGTATACCAGCCTAAAAGGCAGAAAGACTGTAACCGTGAAATTTGTGGATGATCAGATGAAAGCAGAGGCCGGCGTTGAGACCGAAAAAAAAGAAGACGGCTATTTTGCCTATCTGTCTCTGGATCAATATCTGATCCGCTACATCGGAGAACGGTATGTAGATATCGATCTGCTCCTGGATACGTATCAGGGACTTAAAATTCCGGATTCTGCGATCGTCTCAAAACAGTTTTATCAGGTTCCGGTCAAGTATATTACAAAAGGTAATAACGGAGCCGGCGAGGGGTTCAGTGTCAGAACCACGTCCAAGGACGGAAATGTCAAGGTGGAACAAAAAGAATTTAAGATTTATAAAAAGACAAAGAATTACTGTTATCTTGATCCGGAAGAGGTGGAGGAAGGCACTACCTTTGAGGCAATGGATGCCGGTGACCGCTTTACGGTAGGAGAAAAGAAGAGACTGAAAGGAGTCTACTGCACGAATCAGGGCTATGCTGATTTCCGTCCGGTACAGGTTATTGTAAATAAAGACGGCTATACCATAGTAGAGACAGATACGTTAAATGGCATCCGGCTGTATGATTTTGTCGTTCTCGACAGCAAAGCGATCAAAGAAAACCAAATCATATATTAA
- a CDS encoding TIGR01212 family radical SAM protein (This family includes YhcC from E. coli K-12, an uncharacterized radical SAM protein.), protein MELYNTYSAHLKKRFGEKVYKLPVNLPVTCPNRMEGRGCSFCAGVGTGFEAMSETVPVKDQLNRTKAYIGKRYGAKKFLAYFQNYTNTFLPIGEFRNYVLEALEEEDIVGISISTRPDCIRKDYLEFLNEIQQERGAAVTIEFGLQTVNYHTLKKMNRGHTLAEYLNAVLLTAPFGFEICTHVILNLPGDTVEDAVETARVISALPVSVVKAHSLYIPKNSVLYEEYRDGKISLCTKEEYINRLAEFVAELRKDIVIERLFSRVPEEDAVFSNWGVSWWKLKDLFEETMKQKGYVQGCRCNYLDGAALRRWRI, encoded by the coding sequence ATGGAACTCTACAACACTTACTCGGCACATTTGAAAAAGAGATTCGGGGAGAAAGTATATAAGCTCCCGGTCAATCTTCCTGTGACCTGTCCGAACCGGATGGAAGGCAGAGGCTGCAGTTTCTGTGCCGGAGTCGGGACCGGCTTTGAAGCCATGTCTGAAACAGTGCCTGTAAAGGATCAGCTGAACAGGACAAAAGCTTATATCGGCAAACGGTATGGGGCAAAAAAGTTTTTAGCCTATTTTCAGAATTACACGAATACATTTCTGCCTATTGGGGAATTTCGTAACTATGTGCTGGAAGCACTGGAGGAAGAAGATATTGTGGGAATTTCAATATCCACAAGACCTGACTGTATCCGAAAAGATTATCTGGAGTTTTTAAATGAGATACAACAGGAGCGGGGAGCCGCCGTGACCATAGAATTTGGACTTCAGACGGTCAATTACCATACATTGAAGAAAATGAACAGGGGCCATACTCTGGCAGAGTATTTAAATGCGGTTCTCCTCACGGCCCCCTTCGGGTTTGAGATCTGTACCCATGTCATTCTAAATCTGCCCGGAGACACAGTAGAAGATGCAGTGGAGACAGCCAGGGTGATTTCTGCCCTGCCCGTGTCTGTGGTCAAGGCCCATTCTCTTTATATTCCGAAGAACTCCGTATTGTATGAAGAATACAGGGATGGTAAAATATCATTATGCACAAAAGAAGAATATATCAACCGGCTGGCAGAGTTTGTGGCAGAACTTAGAAAAGATATTGTCATCGAGAGGCTTTTCAGCAGAGTACCCGAGGAAGATGCCGTATTTTCAAACTGGGGTGTCAGCTGGTGGAAATTAAAGGATCTGTTTGAGGAAACGATGAAACAAAAAGGATATGTCCAGGGATGCAGATGTAATTATTTAGACGGGGCAGCTTTGAGGCGCTGGAGGATATAG
- the minE gene encoding cell division topological specificity factor MinE, translated as MGLFDSFFKKKNSADEAKDRLKLLLVSDRSNCSPETMELIKNDIIKVISKYMEIDAQGLDIQITQNDEEHTGPALFANIPIREMKKKK; from the coding sequence ATGGGTTTGTTTGACAGCTTTTTTAAAAAGAAAAATTCGGCGGATGAAGCCAAAGACCGGTTAAAGCTCCTGCTTGTTTCTGACCGTTCCAATTGCTCTCCGGAAACGATGGAACTGATTAAAAATGACATTATCAAAGTGATTTCAAAATATATGGAGATCGATGCCCAGGGACTGGACATCCAGATCACCCAAAACGACGAGGAACACACAGGACCGGCTCTGTTTGCGAATATCCCGATCCGGGAAATGAAAAAGAAAAAATAG